CGGAAGCCGCGCGGATCGCTGCGAACGACGCCGCGGAACTGCTCGACCGGGTGCCGACGCTGCGCGTGCTGGTGGGCGAATCGCTGGCCGCCGACGGGCAAACGATCAACATCGTCGTGGGCGATCCGGGCATCCTTCATTCGGCCTTCACCGACACCGAACTGGCGGCGATGACCGCCGAGTCGTTCCGGTTGCGTCGCACCGTGCTGGACGGGGCGATTGTCTATGCGATCGCGGGCGCCGATCCGCGCGGTCTGCAATACGGGCTGTACGACCTGCTCGAAATCCTCGGCTTCCGCTTCTTCCACCCCGAGCAGACCTACGTGCCTGACGAAGCGACGCTCGTCTGGCCGGAGGAACTCGACATCTTCGAGGCGCCCGACTGGCCGCGGCGCGGTTTCCACGTGCACACGATGCACCCCATCGAGGCGTCCGAGTTTCTGCTGGTCGCCTCGCCGCGCAACCTGACCTACGCCAAACACCTGATCGATTGGCTGGTGCGCAACAAGCAGAATTACTGGCAGTTCGAACTGCTGCGGACGGTCGATTACGACGCGATGGCGCCGTATTTCCAGGCGCTGGTCGACTACAGCCACGCCCGCCAGACCGACGCCGGCCTCGTGGTGACCTGGGTCTTTCAGCAACAGAAAGCCTGGAAGCTGCTGCCCAACCCTTACACCGAGCAGCGCGCGCACCTCGAGGAACGGCTCGCGCAGATCATGCAGGTGAACTGGGACCACCTCAACCTCGAAATGGGCAGCACCGAATTCACCCAGGTCCAGGACACGCTCCAAGTCGCCTGGATGAACGACACCGTGGAGTACCTGGCAGCCAATTATCCGGCCACCGAAGCCTCGGTGAAGGTTCACTGCTCCAGCGAGCAGACCGCGCCGAACTACGGCGACATCAATTTCAATTACCTCGCCCAGGTCGCCGACCAGCGCCTGGGCATCTACCCGCACACAGTGATGTATTACGGCTTCCAGGGGCCCGCGCCGGTCTACGGCAACAAGAATTTCGACGAGCTATACGACTGGATGCTTTCGATGATCGACGGCGTACGCAAAGTCTATTACTACCCGGAATCGGCCTATTGGTGCTCGTTCGACATCGACGTGCCCCTCTTCCTGCCCGTGTACCTCTACAACCGCTGGCGCGACATCGCGCTGCTCGCCGATAAAAACCTCGACGGCCACGTGACGTTCACCTCGGGGCACGAATGGGGCTACTGGCTGACCGACTGGGCGATCGGCCGCTTTCTTTGGGATTCCACCCAGGACTGGACCGACGCCCTCGCCGACTTCACCGTCATTTTCGGCGACGCCGCGCCCCAACTGACCGAGGCCCTGCGCCAATTGACTTTGCTGCAGCAGAAAGCGCTGATCGATCAGAACCTCGCCAGTTATCTGGCGGGCGAGGACACCTGGGACGAACTGGGATATCTCTTCGGCAGTACGACCCATCCGCAACCGGTGACTTTCGCCGAACTGTATCGCCTGTCCGCCGCCGACCTGAACCGGTTCGAGACCAAGGTCGTGGGCAATCTCGAGCAAATGCGCGACCGGCTGACCGACCTGGTGGCCCTGGTCGAAACCGCGCGCGCGGACGTGCCGTCCGCCGCGTTGCCGTGGTACGAGGAACTGGCCGACGGTTTCGCGGTCGATTTCTACCGCGCCGGGCACGCCTACCATCTGTACGCCGGCGCGGGGGCCCGCCGCTTTCACGAACTGGGTCTGGCCGCCGACGGCGAGGCGGTCGCGCAGGATCATTTCGGCAAGGCGCGCGCGATCAAGCAATTTTTTCTGGCGGCCCAGGAACGCCGGGAGGCCCATTACCGCTATCCGCTCGATTATTCGATCGGCTGGGAGCGCAGCGTCACGTCCTACGACTTCCACTACCTTTACCAGGCCGCGACGGGCTACTGGTACGAGCGCTACGAAAAACAGGCCATCGACAAGGATTTCAACCCGCTACTGATGAACCTGATCGACCCGATGTGGTTCTTCTTTTAATCGCGCCCCTTCATTTTTTGCTTGTTTCGCCGGACCGGGTCGGAAATAATTGGTTCCTTCGGCTCGTGCAACGAAACCAACATCAATTAAACCGGCGCGCCGCGACGAAGGCCGTCGCCGTGCCTGGAGGTGGCCCATGACCAATCCTCAGGTTCCGCCCCCCGACGGTTCCGAATACCGACCCGGTTTGGAAGGCGTCGTCGCGTCCCGTTCCAGCATTTCTTACGTGGACGGCGAAAACGGCGTCCTCGAGTATCGCGGCATCGACATCCGCGAGCTCACGGCCCACAGCACCTTCGAGGAAACCACCTTCCTGCTGTTGTACAACCACCTGCCCGACCACCGGGAACTGGCGCAGTTCACCACGCTGATGGCCCGGCAGCGCGTGCTGCCGCACGCCGTGCGCGAGGCGATCCACAACTTCCCGGTGAGCATGCATCCGATGGTGGCGCTGCAGGCCGGCATCGCGATGCTGGCGGGCGACGATTACTTCGCCGACGAAATCGGCACCCAGCGCAACAACATCAAGCGTTGCTCGTCGGTCGTCGCCAAGGTGCCCTCGCTTGTCGCGGCCTTCGAACGCCACCGCAACGGCGAGGAGCCGATGCCGGCGCAATCGAAATACAGCCATGCCGAAAACTTCCTGTTCATGATGACCGGCGTCCAACCCCACCCGGAAGCGGCGCGGGTGTTCGACAAACTGCTGATCATGCACGCCGACCATTCGACCAACGCCTCGACCTTCACCTGCCGGGTCATCGGGTCGACGCTGGGCAACATCTATTCGTCGATCTCGGGCGCGGTCGGCGCGCTCAGCGGGCCGTTGCACGGCGGGGCCAACGAGCGCGTGCTGCGCATGCTCTACAGCATCGGTTCGCCGGACAACGTCGAGGCGTTCGTCGATGAGCAGATCGCCACCGGCAACAAGATCATGGGCATCGGGCACCGGATCTACAAAACCAAGGATCCGCGCGCCGAATTGCTGCAGGAAGTGATCCCCCGGCTGTTGGAAATCCAGGGCGGCGAGGAAAAACAAACGTTGTACCAGACCGCGTTGCGCCTCGAGGAAGTCGTCAACCAGCGTCTGGGACAGAAGAAGCTCTATCCGAACGTCGATTTCTATTCGGGCATCGTGCTGGAAATCCTCGGCGTGCCGTCCGACCTGTTCACCACCGTGTTCGCCTTGTCCCGCGTCGCCGGCTGGTGCGCGCATTGGGTCGAGCAGGTTTCGGCCAACCGGATTTTCCGGCCGAAGCAGGAATACATCGGCGATCATCACCGGCCCTACGTGCCGATGGAGCGTCGCTGAAATGACCCCGCGCTTCGCTAAGCTCACGCCGCCCGCCGGTGAGGCGATCGCCTACGGTCCGGCCGGCATTCGGGTGCCGACGCGGCCGATCGTGCCGTTCATCCGCGGCGACGGCATCGGCCCGGAAATCTGGGAAGCAACCCGGGCGGCGGTCGAGGCCGCCGTCGCGCAAGCATACGGCGACGGACGCGCGCTGGTCTGGTTCGAGGTCTATGCCGGCGCGGCGGCCGCCGCGGTTTACGGCCCGAACGTCGTTCTGCCCGACGACTCCCTCGCCGCGATCCGGCACTACAAGGCGGCGATCAAGGGCCCGGTGGAAACGCCGGTCGGCGGCGGCATCCGGTCGGTCAACGTCGCGCTGCGGCAGGCGCTGGATTTGTACGCCAACGTGCGGCCGGTGCGGTATCTGCCCGGCTTGCCCTCGCCGCTCAAGGCGCCGGAAAAAGTGGACCTGGTGATCTTTCGCGAAAACACCGAGGACGTGTACGCGGGCATCGAATGGGCCGCCGGCTCGCCCGAGGCGCAGGCGCTCATCGCCCACCTGAATCAACACTACCTGGCCGGCCGCGAACCGCTGTCGCCGGAGGCCGCGATCGGCCTCAAGCCGATGACCCGCCGCGCCTGCGAACGCCTCGTCCGCCGCGCCGTGGCCTTCGCCCTGGCCGCCGGGTATCCGTCGGTCACCCTGGTGCACAAGGGCAACATCATGAAATTCACCGAGGGCGGGTTCGTGGAATGGGGTTACGAACTGGCCCGCGCGGAATTCGGCGAACGCACCCTCACCCGCGCCGAACTGACCGGCGCTTTGCCCTCCGGCAAGGTGCTGATCAAGGACCGGATCGCCGACGCGATGTTCCAGGACCTGATCCTGCACCCCGAGGAACACGCGGTCGTCGCCACGACCAACCTCAACGGCGATTACCTGTCCGACGCCGCCGCCGCGCTGGTCGGCGGGCTCGGCTTCGCCGCCGGCGCGAACCTCGGCGACGAACTGGCGGTGTTCGAGGCGGTGCACGGCACGGCGCCCGACCTGGCCTGCCGCGACGTGGCCAATCCCAGCTCGCTCATCCTGACGGCTTACGAATTGCTGCGGCACCTGGGTTGGACGGAGGCGGCGGAACTGCTGCTTGGCGCTTTACGGACGGTCATCGGCAAGGGCTGGGTGACGGCGGACGTCGCCTGCTGGTTGCCGAACGTGGTGCCGTTGTCCTGTTCGGAATTCGCGGCGTCGGTCGTCGAGGAGATTCGCGCCGCGGGCGCCTGAACGCTTTTCGCTCAACCGCCTTTTGCGATGAGCGCCTTGGCCGACGCGCCGGAGAGGTAGAAACCGCGGCGCCGGGTCATCTCTTCCATCCGGGTCTGATCCGGGAAATGCTTGCGAAATTTTTCAAAGATGAAATCGAACTCGCTCTCGGGGAAATAACGGGTGACGATGCGGCCCACCTCGCCGATATCGAGGTAGCGGAAGCGGATTTCGATCACCGCCTCGGCCGGTTCCTTGTCGTGGGTCGGCGCGTAAAATTCCTCGGCCACCCACATCGACAGCCGCGGATCCTTGATGTGCATCTGGTGAACGCGCTCCATCAGGAACCGCCACATCTGAAAAATCTCCGCCGGAACGTAGCGCGTCTCGCCCGACTTTTTCGGATCTTTCGACAGACTGCACCGGATCATTTCCACCATTTCCATTGCGCGTCTCCCTTTTCCCTTGCCCTGTGCTTTTTTCGCCGCCGCCGGTCTCGCTTCTCGGCGCAAAATAGCAAATTCGTTCCGGTGGCGCTAGATCGGCTTTTTCCGGTGTATTAGCTTAGCGACTTTGTCCCCTGTAACTGCTTAGCGATTATGTCCCCCATGAAGAAGGACATGATTTCGATGACTCCCAAGGAGTTACAGCGGATGAGGTTGCTGGTCTGCGTCCTGGAGGGGCAGCTGCCC
The sequence above is a segment of the Myxococcales bacterium genome. Coding sequences within it:
- a CDS encoding citrate synthase (catalyzes the formation of citrate from acetyl-CoA and oxaloacetate), which produces MTNPQVPPPDGSEYRPGLEGVVASRSSISYVDGENGVLEYRGIDIRELTAHSTFEETTFLLLYNHLPDHRELAQFTTLMARQRVLPHAVREAIHNFPVSMHPMVALQAGIAMLAGDDYFADEIGTQRNNIKRCSSVVAKVPSLVAAFERHRNGEEPMPAQSKYSHAENFLFMMTGVQPHPEAARVFDKLLIMHADHSTNASTFTCRVIGSTLGNIYSSISGAVGALSGPLHGGANERVLRMLYSIGSPDNVEAFVDEQIATGNKIMGIGHRIYKTKDPRAELLQEVIPRLLEIQGGEEKQTLYQTALRLEEVVNQRLGQKKLYPNVDFYSGIVLEILGVPSDLFTTVFALSRVAGWCAHWVEQVSANRIFRPKQEYIGDHHRPYVPMERR
- the icd gene encoding NADP-dependent isocitrate dehydrogenase; the encoded protein is MTPRFAKLTPPAGEAIAYGPAGIRVPTRPIVPFIRGDGIGPEIWEATRAAVEAAVAQAYGDGRALVWFEVYAGAAAAAVYGPNVVLPDDSLAAIRHYKAAIKGPVETPVGGGIRSVNVALRQALDLYANVRPVRYLPGLPSPLKAPEKVDLVIFRENTEDVYAGIEWAAGSPEAQALIAHLNQHYLAGREPLSPEAAIGLKPMTRRACERLVRRAVAFALAAGYPSVTLVHKGNIMKFTEGGFVEWGYELARAEFGERTLTRAELTGALPSGKVLIKDRIADAMFQDLILHPEEHAVVATTNLNGDYLSDAAAALVGGLGFAAGANLGDELAVFEAVHGTAPDLACRDVANPSSLILTAYELLRHLGWTEAAELLLGALRTVIGKGWVTADVACWLPNVVPLSCSEFAASVVEEIRAAGA